AGCGCCAGCATCGCCTCGGTGGCGCCACGGGTCAGCGCGATCTCATCGGCACCCACGCCCAGCATGTCCGCCACCTGGCGGTGCACGGCCATGAACTGCGCGGGGAACGTGTGCCGCCCATACCAGGCGTTGCCACGGTTCACCTCGGCGGTATGGCGCTGGTAGCTGGCCAGCGTTTCGCGCCCCATCGCACCCCAGTAGCCGTTTTCCAGATGGTTCACTTCGTCGGTGATGTCGAAGTGGCTGGCCACGGCGGCCCAGTAGCCTTCATCGCGGGCCAGCACGTCCGGCGCCACGGTCGTTGCGGGAATCTGCATGGGCGCAGGGTAGCGCGCCGCTGCCATGGCAGGCAGTGAAGACAATGCGGCGGCGGCCGGCAGCAGGGTGCCGGCGCGCAGCAGGGTACGGCGGCGGCTGTCCATCAGAAGGTCAGCCGGTACTGCGCGTACACGTTGGCACCGTCGGTGTCGTAAGGCGCGTTGCGCGAGTAGATCAGGCCACGGCTGGCCTGGAAGGTCGCCTCGTCCGGGTAACGGTCGAACACGTTGTCCACGCCCACGCGCAGGCTGTGCTGCGCGTTGATGCGGTAGCCCACGGCCAGGTCCAGGAAGGTCATGTCACCGAAGCGCTGGTAGATATCGCCGGTTGCATTGCCGGTGGAATCGGTTCAGGCACCGTAGTAGCGCACGCGCGCCATCAGCGACCACGCGCCCACATCCCAGCTGCCGGTGAAGCTGCCCTTGTGCTCGGGCAGGCGGTCCTCGAACAGCACGCGCTGGGTTTCGTTGGTGGCCACCGACGTGCTGCCGTTGTCCACGCGGGTGCGGTTGAAGTTGTAGGCCAGGGTCAGCGTCATGCGGCCGGCGCCCAGATCGCGCAGGTAGTTGCCCACCACGTCCACGCCCGTGGTGGTGGTGTCGAAATCGTTGGTGAAGTAGTTGACCGAGGTGTAGCCCAGCGGATTGGGCGTGCCGGCCGGGATGGCGAAGCTGGCCGACTGGCTGAAGCGGTCGCTGAGCTGGATGCGGTACACATCCACCGAACCGGACAGGCCCACATCGGTGCGCCAGGTCAGGCCCAGCGAGGCGGTGCGCGATTCTTCCGGGGTAAGCGGCTTGGCGCCGAGCAGCTGCGCCAGCGGATCATTCGGCGACAGGCGGCCGCTGGTGAAGATCTGCAGGGTGCGGGTGTCCAGGCCCTGGGTGGTGCTGGTGGTGTTCAACTGCGCCGGGGTAGGCGCGCGGAAGCCAGTGGACAGCGTGCCACGCAGGGCGACATCCGGCGTGATCGCAAAACGTGCGGACAGCTTGCCATCGACCGTGCTGCCGAAGCTGGAGAAGTCTTCGTAGCGGCCAGCCGCACCGATGCTCCAGCGCTCGCCCAGCGGTACTTCCATATCGATGTAGGCGGCATGGCTGCGCTGGTCCCACGTGCCTGCCTGGCTGGCCGAGAAGCCCGGTGCGCCATTGGCATTGGCTTCCAGGCCTGCCGCTGCACCCGGCCCCACCGCGTACGACGCCGGGTCGCCTGCGCGCACCTCATAGGTTTCCTGGCGGAACTCGGCACCGAAGGCGACGTTCACCGGCTTGGCCAGCGCGGCCACGTCCCATTCGTAGTTGAAATCAACGTTGGCGTTCTTCTCGGTCTGGGTCAGGCGGCCGAGGTCGAAGGACGTCGGGCTGTCCGGGCCAAGCGAGGCATTGATCGAGTTGTCCAGGCTGTAGTCGATGGCATTGCGGCCATACGACACGCTGGCATCCCAGCGCAGCTTCGGGGTGATTTCGCCGCGCAGGCCACCCACCAGCTGCAGGTCGTTCTGCACGTTGCCGTACTGCGGGCTGAAGCCCACCGGGTAGATGGAACGCAGGTCCCAGCCGGGGAAGATGGACGTGGTGCGATAGGCACCGGTGGTGGTGTCCGGATTGCGCCAGTTGAAATCGCTGACGCCATCGCTGTGGCTGTACAGGCCGAACGCATAGATCTCCAGCGTGTCGCTGGCATTGGCTTTCAGGTTGAAGCCCACGCGGCGGCTTTCCAGTTCCGGCTGGCCCCAGCGCTGCACGGGGTTGGGAACGTCCAGTTCGGGGTGCGCGGCCTGGAAGGCAATGGCATCGGGGCGCTGGCGCGTCCGCGAGGTGGCATCGGAATTCGACGATTCGGCAAACAGCGCCAGGCTGCCGTAGTCACCCAGCGCCCAGCCGGTGCGGGCACTGAAATCGCGCGAGGCACCATCGCCCTGCGCGTACTGCGAATAGCCTGCGGTAATCTCGGTGCCGGGGCTGTCTTCCAGAATGATGTTGATGACGCCGGCAATGGCGTCCGAGCCGTACTGCGCCGATGCACCATCGCGCAGCACTTCAATGCGCTTGATGGCGCTGGTCGGAATCTGCGCAAGGTCGGCCGCCTGTGCGCCCCGGTTGCCCAGCAACGCGCTGCGGTGGAACCGGCGGCCGTTGACCAGCACCAGGGTCTGGTCCGGCGACAGGCCGCGCAGCGTGGCCGGGCGTACGAACACCTGCCCGTCGGCCATCGGCAGGCGCTGCACCACGAACGACGGCACCAGCTGCGCCAGTACGTCCTTCAGATCGGTGGAATCGACGGACTGGATGTCCTGCTTGGTGAACACATCCACCGGCGCCAGTGTTTCAAACTGGGTGCGGTTGGACGCGCGGGTGCCGGTGACCAGCATGGCATCCAGCTGCGTAGGCGCGGCATGGGTACCGCTGCCGGTGGTGTCTGCCGTACTGGCATCTGCTGCGATCGCGCCTCCTGCGCTGACCATGGAAAGGGCGAGGAGGATGGAACGCGACAGCATGGAACGATGCACGGCAGGACTCCAGGAATGCACGACAAGGCCAGGACAAGCCGCGCAGTCTCGGCACACTGTGTGAAACCGGCATGACGTGAACGCGACAGGAGCAAGTCGCGCAGAGATGGCCAGTAGATCCACGCCATGCGTGAATGGGCCGCACGCGAATTGCGCACGTACTAGAATCGAAACATCGCGCACGCAAGGAGACCGCATCATGCGCCTGCTTCACCTCACCCTTCCGGTGTCCGACGCGGATACGGTGGCGGCCTGGTTCCACGACGTGCTGCAGCTGCGCGTGGTCGGCCACCACGTGCACATCGGCTGGAGCACGATCGAACTGCAACCGGCGAACGGACAGCCGCTGGGCGGCGTGCACCTGGCCTTCAACGTGCCGGACAACCGCTTTGCCGACGCCATCGCATGGCTGCGCGAACGTGTGCCGCTGCAGCGCAATCCCGAGGGCATCGATTACTTCGCGCTGGAAAGCAACTGGCAATCACAGTCGGTGTACTTCACCGGTCCAGACGGGCTGATCCTGGAACTGATCGGGCGGAAGCGCCTGCCGGCCGGCACGCGCAGTGGCGCATTCCACGGGAGTGAACTGACCTGCCTGAGTGAAGTGGGCCTGCCCAGCGCGGATGTGGATGCGGTGCGCGCCGACGCAAGCGCGCGCTTCGGGCTGCAACCGCTCAGCCCGCCCTCGCCGCAGTTCGCGCCGATGGGCGATGACGAAGGGCTGTTGATCGTGGTGGCCGCCGACCGCCGCTGGTTCCCCGGACAGAAGGATCTGCCCAACGCGCAGGGTCTGCTGCTGCGCGTGGGCGATGTACAGGGCAGTGGCGAGCTGGCCGATGCCGCGCGGGGCTGGCGGGTGGTCGCATAGATCCACGCCCTGCGCGGATGGGCACGGGCTACGCGCGATTCACGTCCACCACCAGGCGGCCGCGTACTTTGCCTTCCAGCAACGCGCTGGCGGCGCTGACCGCATCCCCCAAGCCGATTTCCTGGGTGATGTCATCCAGCGTAGCCAGATCGAGATCACGCGCCAGACGTGCCCACGCTTCGATGCGCTCATGTCGCGGGCGGGTGACGCTGTTGATGCCCAGCAGGCTGACACCGCGCAGGATGAAGGGCGCAACGGTGCTGGGGAAATCCATGCCCTGCGCCAGCCCGCAGGCCGCCACGGCACCATCGGCGCGCAGGCTGGCGCAGACATTGGCCAACGTGTGGCTGCCCACCGAATCGATGGCCGCGGCCCAGCGCTCGGCCTGCAGTGGCTTGCCCGGCTGCGAGAGCGTGGCGCGGTCGATGATCCCGCTGGCACCCAGCGCGGTGAGGTACGCCGCTTCCTGCGGGCGGCCGGTGGATGCGGCCACCCGATACCCCAGGCGCGACAGCAACGTGATGGCGAAGCTGCCGACGCCGCCGTTCGCACCGGTCACCAGCACCTCGCCCTGCTCCGGGCGCAGGCCATGCCGTTCCAGCGCCATCACGCAGAGCATGGCGGTATAGCCGGCGGTGCCGATAGCCATGGCCTGGCGTGCGCTGATGCCCTCGGGCAGCGGCACCAGCCACTCCCCCTGCACGCGGGCGCGCTGGGCCAGACCGCCCCAGTGCTTCTCGCCCACGCCCCAGCCATTGAGCAGCACCGCATCGCCCACGCGGTAATCGGCGTTTTCGCTGTGCACCACGGTGCCGGCCAGATCGATGCCGGGCACCATCGGGAAGCGGCGCACCACGCCACCGCCCTGCCCGGTGATGGCCAGGCCATCCTTGTAGTTCAGCGTGCTGTAGGCCACGTCGATGGTGACATCGCCGGGTGGCAGCGCGGCATCATCGAGAGACGCAAGGGTGGCGCGGTAACCCGCCTCGTCCTTGTCGATGTGGATGGCGTTGAACATGCGGTACTCCTGTGCAGGACGACGGAACGGGGACGCTCAGCGCGGCAGGGCGTCGAAGAAACCACGTGCGAACACCTGCATCGGTGCCACGTTGTGGGCCAGGCGGGCACGCAGTACCGCGCCCTCCCAGCCGATCCAGAAGAAGGCGGCCAGCGCATCGGTGTCGGCGCGCGCGGCCAGCGTGCCCTCGGCCTGCGCATGGCGCAGGCAGGCGGCCACACGGTGCTGCCAGCCCAGCAGCACGGCATCCAGCTGCTGCCGGTATTCGGGCGGCAGCGCGGTTACTTCCTGGCCGAGATTGCCGACCAGGCAGCCGCGCTCGAACTGGAAGCGCTGCATGCCCTGCTGCGCATCGTCGATGAACGACTGCAGGCGCTGCAGCGCGGGCAGCGCGGTGTCCTGCAGATGGCGGTCGAGCTTGCGCAGGAAGTAGGCGTCATAGGCCGCCAGCACCGCCAGACCATAGGCCTGTTTGCTCTGGAAGTAGTGGTAGAAGGAGCCCTTCGGCAGCTGCACGCGGGCCAGTACCGCATCAATGCCGGTGGCGCCGTAGCCCTGGCTGGTCAGCAGCTCGATACCCGCGCGCAGCAGCAGCTCACGGGTGTCCTGCAGCGCGCGTTCGCTGCGCGGCGGGCGGCCGCGTCGGGGCGCAGCAACGGGCGGGTTCGGCTCCATGCGGCGATATTAGACCGATTGTTTCGTAAATTACAACCGCCCGCCCTCACGGCCCTTACCAGCTGCCCGAGGCACCCCCGCCGCCACTGCGGCCCCCGCCGCCCGACCAGCTGGATGAAGACGAGGAACTGGACGACGAAGAGGAGCGCGAGCTGCCCCCTGAACTGCTGCCGCCGCCACCGCCGCCGCCGCCCCCCTGGGCCATCATCAGGATCCACCCCACGTAAGCCGCAACCCCGCCCAGCGCCCACATCGCCATGCCGGCATCGGCATCGCTGGATTTGTCGGCAATCCACAACGCGGCGAACCCCGCAACGATGAGGTACACGAGCAGGCGCACTGCGAATTCGACGCGACTGCGCTGCCAGCAGGCACGCGCGACGATGCAGGGCAAGGCGACGAGGAAGGCAAGCACCGCCAGCGCCACATAGGCAGCCACGTGGATGACCAGGCCGGGGAATACGCCCCGCGTGAGCTGCAGGGTCACGGCCAGCACCACGCTGATGGCCAGCATCGTCCACAGCGTGCGGCGGGTGCCCCGGCTGCGCCGCCAGCTGCGCCCGCAGCCCCACGCAACGGGTACGACGAACGTCAGCAGCATGCCCACGCCGATCACCGCACGCGGCAGCATCACCGCCGCCAGCAGCGTGCCGGCGAGGATCGCCCCCAGCCATTCCAACGGCGCACGCCACCAGCGGCGCGCCGGGACTGCCGTGCCTGTTGAGGCCTCCGCTGCCGGGGCGGCTGCTTTCCTGCGTTTCTTTCGCGGCCCACCCGGCCGCCGCAGCGGGGGCGGGTCCATCATCCGCGGGGATCGCCACAGGCCCATGAAGAAGGCCAGCAGCGCCGTGCTGGACATCACCGAATCAAAGTTGCTCCACGCCAGGTCCAATGGGTTGTTGCTGGGGGGCGGTGGCAAGGGCTCGCCGTCGATGAGCTTGACCAGCTGTGCGCTGCCGTCCATCACGCCCTGGTCGAAATCCCCGGCGCGGAAGCGCGGCAGTATCGTCTCTTCGATGATGCGCTTGGCATACGCATCGGGAATTGCGCCTTCCAGGCCATAGCCCGGCTGGATGCGCACGCGGCGGTCCTGCACCGCCACCAGCAGCAGCACGCCATCGTCCACGCCCTTGCGCCCCAGTTGCCACTGGTCATACACGCGTTGCGCGTAGTCTTCGATGCTCTCGTCGCCGGTACTGGCCACCACCAGCACCTGCAGCTGCGCGCCACCGCTGCGTGCGAACAGCGCGCGTGATTGCTGCTGCAGGTGTTCGGTGGTGCTGGCCGACAGCACCCCGGTGGGGTCGACAACCGGGGAATCGAGCGTGGGCACCGGGGTCTGGGCGATGGCCAGCAACGGCAGCGCGAACAGCAGCAGCGCGCACCAGAGGTGGAGCAGCAGGGGGCGGTAAAGACGTTGCGGGTGGGCCATCACCTTCTCCATGGTCGTTGCTTCCGCCGGTGCTTGTGGCTGCGTGGTTGTGTGGCTGCGTGCTTTTGGGGCTGCGTGCTTTTGGGGCTGCGTTCTTTTTGGGCTGCGTGCTTGTGGGGCTGCGCGCTTATGCGGCTACGTGCTTGTGGGGCTGCGCGCTTTTGTAGAGTCGAGCTTGCTCGACTGGCTCTACGGCAGTCGAGCAAGCTCGACTCTACAGGGCGCCGCCTTCGATCTGCGCATGCAGCGCATGCAGGCGCGCCACCTGTACGTCGAACACCTGCAGGTCGGCATCGACCAGCGCCGACCAGTCCGGCGCATGCCCCAGCAGCTGCGCCACCTGTTCCTGCGGCGCGCGGTCAAAGCCTTCGGACAGGACGGCCAGGTAACGCTGGCGGAACCCCTGCGGATCCAGCTGTTCCTGCACGTACAGCTGCACGGCCACCAGCCCGGCGAACAGGTAGTTGGCCAGGTACAACGGGTCTTCGTACATCAACCGCTTGGTTTCCCAGGTGGCGCCGAGTGCCGGGTAGCGCTGGGCCATCATGCCGTAGCCGGACAGCACGTCCAGGGTCAGCGCGTCGAGGTCATCGGCCGTGCCCAGCGTACCGGCAGCCACGCCCTGGTAGATCGACTCTTCCAGTTGAGCTTCTTCCGAAGCGATGAACACCTGCAGCACGATGTCATCCAGCAGGGATTTCAGGTAATACGCCTTCGCACGGGGGTCCTGCGCCTGCTGGTACAGCTGGTCGCGGAACTTCAGCTCGTTGAAGATCGCGTACGCCTCGTTCAACCACGAGGTGCCGTTGCGATAGAACGGGGAGACATTCGCCCGCTCCATCCATTGCGCATGCACCGCATGCCCGGCTTCGTGCACAACCTCCACGTCGCTTTCCAGCGTGCCACGGCGCTCGCCGACGAACAGCAGGGACGGCACGCCGGGCGCGGCAACCGGGAAGGCATCACCGGTACGTGGGCCCAGCGTCCCGGCCATGTCCATGCGCCGCTGCGCCGGATCAAGCAGCGCGTGCACTTCCCCGGTGTAGGCGGGCCCCAGGCCCTGCATCGCGTCGGTGGCGGTGTCGCGCACCTGTTCCCAGGTCAGGACGGGCGGAACGAAACCCGCGTCGGGCAGGCTGAGATCCCAGATCTGCGCGTCGGCGTGGCCCATCCGTTCGGCATGCTGCAGCAGCGCCTGCTGGTAGGCGCGACGTTGCGGTGCATGTCGCCGCACGGCCGCCAGGGTGGCGTGTACTGCCTCGGCATCCAGCCCCATGCGCGTGTAACTGTGCTCCGGCGCAGAGCCGTGGCCCTGCAGCTGCGAGGCGCGATCATTGACCTGGACCAGCGCCAGCAAGGTGCTCGCCATGGCGTCGCGCTGCGATGACACACCCTGCCAGTAGCCCTTCCAGCCTGCTTCGCGCAGCGCGCGGTCCGGGTGACGCGACAACGCGACGCTGTCCTTGCGGCTGTCCAGCAGCGTGCCGTTGCTGGGGAACGCCGGATAGCTGGCATGCCGCAGCAGCTGCCGCTGCAGGCGTGCGAACGCATCCATGGCCGGGCTGGCCACCTCGTCCACGGCGTCATCCAGGCCTGCGGCACGCGGCGGAGTGGAGATGCCGGTGCTGCCCAGCGCGCGCGCGCGCAGCCACGCGTAGGGGGCCATCCAGCCCGCATCGGTAGGTGCGTCGACCAGCGCCTTGCGCGCGATGCTGGCCGCCACATCGCAGAGGTCCGCAGCGTCCCGTTGCGCCTGCACAGGGCGGGCGTCACGTGCATCGCGTGCAGCCTGCAGGTGCAGGTACGCGCGATGGCGCTGGCACTGTCCAAGCAGCCGCTCGGCCTGTGCCACGCGGGTGGCCGGGTCCGTCGGGCCCGAGTCGCGCAGGGAGGCGATGGACGCGGCCAGCGTCGCGCGCGCGGCCTGCTCGGCTGCCGCATCGGAGAAGTACGCGCGATCATCGGCATGCAGCGTCTGTGCGCTGGCGGTGCTGGCAGTGAGCAGCAGCATGATGGCGGCGGTGATCGAACGCGTCCTGCGGGTGTTCATGGCAACTTCCTTGTGTAGAGTCGAGCTTGCTCGAATGGCCCTACGGCAGTCGAGCAAGCTCGACTCTACAACGACTCCGCAGTCGAGCAGGCTCGACTCTACGGGTTCGGGCGCGGGTAGACTAATCCGTTCCCTGCCCGGCCCGAGGCTGACATGCGTACCTTCCTGCTGATCCTCGGCCTGTTGCTCACTCCTCTTGCGCCCGCGCTGGCTGCGGGCGTCCAGGTCCGCGAGGGTGATCTGTTGTTCGTGACCGCCGGGCACAGCGGCCTGAGTGCGGCCATCGACGATGCCACCGCCACGCAGGGGGCGACCAGCTTCGACCATGTGGCCCTGGTGGCGGCCGGTAACCAGGGTTGGCAGGTACTGCACGCGGATGAGAAGGGATCACGGCAGCAGACGCTGGCCGACTTCCAGCACGACGCGCGTGCCAAGCAACGGCAGATCGTGGTGTACCGGCTGCGCAGTCCACCGGCCGGGGCGATCACCGATGCGGTGGCCACCGCCCGCACCCTGCTGGGCAAGCCCTACAACACGACCTATGTGTTGAACGAGGACAGCTACTACTGCTCGGACTTCATCGAGCGCGCGTTCCGTGCCCACCATGTGTTCGCGCTGCAGCCGATGAACTTCCGCAACCCGAAGACCGGGCAGATCTCGCAGCACTGGGTGGACCTGTACCGCGGCATGGGCATGGACGTGCCGCAGGGCCTGCCGGGTACCAACCCCAACGACATGGCCGCCAGCGCGGTGCTGGAACGCGTCGGTACGCTGTAACAAAGCGAAGCCCCGCACAAGGCGGGGCTTCTGTGTGCAGATCCGGCCGGGGCCAGGATCATTCTTCTTCGTCGTGGCTGCCCTGCTGCTGGTTGCGCTTCTGCTGCTGGTCCTGCTGCTGTTGCTGCTGCTGGTCACGACCGCGACCCTGCTGCTGATCCTGCTGGTTCTGCTGACCTTGCTGGTTCTGCTGACCCTTCTGGTTCTGCTGGTTCTGCTGTGCCATGTCCGTGTCTCCGAAGCCACGCGCGGAATGCGGTGGACGGGGGCATCGTCTGCAGCCGAAGGTTAACCACGCGTTGCAACGCAGCTAGGCTGGCGTGCAGGCGCACCGCCGACACCCCCGCGCGCCTTGTGGCACAAGCC
Above is a genomic segment from Stenotrophomonas sp. ESTM1D_MKCIP4_1 containing:
- a CDS encoding VOC family protein, with the translated sequence MRLLHLTLPVSDADTVAAWFHDVLQLRVVGHHVHIGWSTIELQPANGQPLGGVHLAFNVPDNRFADAIAWLRERVPLQRNPEGIDYFALESNWQSQSVYFTGPDGLILELIGRKRLPAGTRSGAFHGSELTCLSEVGLPSADVDAVRADASARFGLQPLSPPSPQFAPMGDDEGLLIVVAADRRWFPGQKDLPNAQGLLLRVGDVQGSGELADAARGWRVVA
- a CDS encoding MDR family oxidoreductase, whose protein sequence is MFNAIHIDKDEAGYRATLASLDDAALPPGDVTIDVAYSTLNYKDGLAITGQGGGVVRRFPMVPGIDLAGTVVHSENADYRVGDAVLLNGWGVGEKHWGGLAQRARVQGEWLVPLPEGISARQAMAIGTAGYTAMLCVMALERHGLRPEQGEVLVTGANGGVGSFAITLLSRLGYRVAASTGRPQEAAYLTALGASGIIDRATLSQPGKPLQAERWAAAIDSVGSHTLANVCASLRADGAVAACGLAQGMDFPSTVAPFILRGVSLLGINSVTRPRHERIEAWARLARDLDLATLDDITQEIGLGDAVSAASALLEGKVRGRLVVDVNRA
- a CDS encoding TetR/AcrR family transcriptional regulator is translated as MEPNPPVAAPRRGRPPRSERALQDTRELLLRAGIELLTSQGYGATGIDAVLARVQLPKGSFYHYFQSKQAYGLAVLAAYDAYFLRKLDRHLQDTALPALQRLQSFIDDAQQGMQRFQFERGCLVGNLGQEVTALPPEYRQQLDAVLLGWQHRVAACLRHAQAEGTLAARADTDALAAFFWIGWEGAVLRARLAHNVAPMQVFARGFFDALPR
- a CDS encoding TPM domain-containing protein, encoding MAHPQRLYRPLLLHLWCALLLFALPLLAIAQTPVPTLDSPVVDPTGVLSASTTEHLQQQSRALFARSGGAQLQVLVVASTGDESIEDYAQRVYDQWQLGRKGVDDGVLLLVAVQDRRVRIQPGYGLEGAIPDAYAKRIIEETILPRFRAGDFDQGVMDGSAQLVKLIDGEPLPPPPSNNPLDLAWSNFDSVMSSTALLAFFMGLWRSPRMMDPPPLRRPGGPRKKRRKAAAPAAEASTGTAVPARRWWRAPLEWLGAILAGTLLAAVMLPRAVIGVGMLLTFVVPVAWGCGRSWRRSRGTRRTLWTMLAISVVLAVTLQLTRGVFPGLVIHVAAYVALAVLAFLVALPCIVARACWQRSRVEFAVRLLVYLIVAGFAALWIADKSSDADAGMAMWALGGVAAYVGWILMMAQGGGGGGGGGSSSGGSSRSSSSSSSSSSSSWSGGGGRSGGGGASGSW
- a CDS encoding M3 family metallopeptidase, giving the protein MNTRRTRSITAAIMLLLTASTASAQTLHADDRAYFSDAAAEQAARATLAASIASLRDSGPTDPATRVAQAERLLGQCQRHRAYLHLQAARDARDARPVQAQRDAADLCDVAASIARKALVDAPTDAGWMAPYAWLRARALGSTGISTPPRAAGLDDAVDEVASPAMDAFARLQRQLLRHASYPAFPSNGTLLDSRKDSVALSRHPDRALREAGWKGYWQGVSSQRDAMASTLLALVQVNDRASQLQGHGSAPEHSYTRMGLDAEAVHATLAAVRRHAPQRRAYQQALLQHAERMGHADAQIWDLSLPDAGFVPPVLTWEQVRDTATDAMQGLGPAYTGEVHALLDPAQRRMDMAGTLGPRTGDAFPVAAPGVPSLLFVGERRGTLESDVEVVHEAGHAVHAQWMERANVSPFYRNGTSWLNEAYAIFNELKFRDQLYQQAQDPRAKAYYLKSLLDDIVLQVFIASEEAQLEESIYQGVAAGTLGTADDLDALTLDVLSGYGMMAQRYPALGATWETKRLMYEDPLYLANYLFAGLVAVQLYVQEQLDPQGFRQRYLAVLSEGFDRAPQEQVAQLLGHAPDWSALVDADLQVFDVQVARLHALHAQIEGGAL
- a CDS encoding YiiX/YebB-like N1pC/P60 family cysteine hydrolase, with translation MRTFLLILGLLLTPLAPALAAGVQVREGDLLFVTAGHSGLSAAIDDATATQGATSFDHVALVAAGNQGWQVLHADEKGSRQQTLADFQHDARAKQRQIVVYRLRSPPAGAITDAVATARTLLGKPYNTTYVLNEDSYYCSDFIERAFRAHHVFALQPMNFRNPKTGQISQHWVDLYRGMGMDVPQGLPGTNPNDMAASAVLERVGTL